In Providencia rettgeri, the following proteins share a genomic window:
- a CDS encoding HesA/MoeB/ThiF family protein — MLSDQEFMRYSRQLLLEDISPEGQQKLKNSKVLIVGLGGLGSPASLYLTGAGVGELWLADHDDLHVSNLQRQVLYDTDNISQSKAQLAADRLHQLNPLVKTHVVAQKLDVETLIPLAEQVDLVLDCCDNMATRHAVNAACVMTNTPLVSGSAVGFGGQLMVLEPPFSTGCYACLYPDQNEPERNCRTAGVLGPVVGVIGTLQSLEAIKLLVGLPSSLSGKLRLFDGKQQQWNTLQLTPSLQCPICREETCIS, encoded by the coding sequence ATGTTAAGTGACCAAGAATTCATGCGTTACAGCCGCCAGCTATTACTTGAAGACATCAGCCCCGAGGGGCAACAAAAACTGAAAAATAGCAAAGTCCTCATTGTCGGCTTAGGGGGTTTAGGCTCACCCGCTTCCCTTTATTTAACTGGTGCTGGTGTCGGCGAATTGTGGTTAGCTGACCACGATGATTTACATGTTTCTAATTTACAACGACAAGTTCTTTACGATACAGACAACATTTCCCAATCTAAAGCACAGCTTGCCGCAGATAGATTGCATCAACTCAATCCGTTGGTAAAAACCCATGTTGTCGCACAGAAGTTGGATGTTGAGACGTTAATTCCCTTAGCTGAACAAGTCGATTTAGTCCTTGATTGCTGCGATAACATGGCCACCCGTCACGCGGTCAATGCCGCTTGTGTCATGACCAATACCCCCTTAGTTAGCGGTAGTGCGGTTGGGTTTGGTGGCCAATTAATGGTGTTAGAGCCGCCATTTAGTACGGGTTGCTACGCCTGCTTATACCCCGACCAAAATGAACCCGAACGCAATTGCCGAACGGCTGGTGTACTTGGCCCCGTCGTCGGGGTGATCGGGACTTTACAATCACTGGAAGCCATCAAATTACTCGTCGGCCTTCCCTCTTCACTGAGCGGTAAACTGCGTTTATTCGATGGTAAGCAGCAACAATGGAATACATTGCAATTAACGCCATCATTGCAATGTCCAATCTGTCGGGAAGAAACATGCATATCATAA
- the thiE gene encoding thiamine phosphate synthase, with product MKKSPNAIITPTSPFPETEQRLGLYPVVDSVEWIERLLNAGVSTIQLRIKDKADADVRDDIQKAIALGKKHNARLFINDYWRLAVEFGAYGVHLGQEDLETTDLLAIHQAGLRLGISTHDEHELAIAKSVRPSYIAMGHIFPTQTKEMPSSPQGLETLKAMVEATPDYPTVAIGGISIEKVPAVLATGVGSVALVSAITKADDWRAATETLLNLIEQNYAN from the coding sequence ATGAAAAAATCGCCTAACGCTATTATCACGCCAACGTCACCCTTTCCAGAGACCGAACAACGCCTTGGGCTTTACCCTGTCGTTGATTCCGTTGAATGGATTGAACGCCTGCTTAATGCAGGTGTTTCCACAATCCAATTGCGCATCAAAGACAAAGCAGATGCCGATGTGCGTGATGATATTCAAAAAGCCATCGCTTTGGGTAAAAAGCATAACGCGCGGTTATTTATCAATGACTACTGGCGCTTAGCGGTTGAATTCGGTGCTTATGGCGTACATTTGGGCCAAGAAGATTTAGAAACGACCGACTTACTGGCAATACACCAAGCTGGGCTACGGTTAGGAATATCAACGCATGATGAGCATGAACTGGCTATCGCAAAATCTGTGCGTCCTTCTTACATTGCGATGGGGCATATCTTTCCAACACAAACCAAAGAGATGCCATCTTCACCTCAGGGCTTGGAAACACTTAAAGCCATGGTGGAAGCCACGCCTGATTACCCAACGGTCGCCATTGGGGGGATTTCCATTGAGAAAGTCCCCGCAGTGCTAGCAACTGGAGTGGGCAGCGTCGCGCTGGTCAGTGCGATCACCAAAGCCGATGATTGGCGCGCTGCAACAGAAACCTTGCTGAATTTAATTGAGCAAAATTACGCCAACTAG
- the thiC gene encoding phosphomethylpyrimidine synthase ThiC yields MSNNTEQNIIPTADLSPQAAPARTRKAQRDAAENFINTVSGVSFPNSQRIYLQGSRDDIQVPMREIQLSQTLIGGDKDNPQFEDNEPVPIYDTSGPYGDPVSELNVHKGLKKIRAPWISERADTVPVENLSSDFTQQRLADAGLDHLRFNNRPHPLKAQPNKCVTQLHYARKGIVTPEMEFIAIRENMGRERIRGEVLLQQHPGQSFGANLPENITPEFVRQEVAAGRAIIPANINHPESEPMIIGRNFLVKVNANIGNSSVTSSIEEEVEKLIWSTRWGADTVMDLSTGRYIHETREWILRNSPVPIGTVPIYQALEKVNGVAENLTWEMFRDTLLEQAEQGVDYFTIHAGVLLRYVPMTAKRLTGIVSRGGSIMAKWCLSHHQENFLYENFREICEICAAYDVSLSLGDGLRPGSIQDANDEAQFAELHTLGELTKIAWEYDVQVMIEGPGHVPMQMIRRNMTEELEHCHEAPFYTLGPLTTDIAPGYDHFTSGIGAAMIGWFGCAMLCYVTPKEHLGLPNKDDVKQGLITYKIAAHAADLAKGHPGAQIRDNAMSKARFEFRWEDQFNLALDPETARKYHDETLPQASGKIAHFCSMCGPKFCSMKISQEVRDYAAQKEATEKEAGMEQMSEAFRAHGSELYHGAEIVNTEVTDNEKIA; encoded by the coding sequence ATGTCCAATAATACAGAACAAAATATCATCCCTACTGCTGATTTATCGCCACAAGCAGCACCCGCTCGCACCCGTAAAGCTCAACGTGATGCCGCTGAAAATTTTATTAATACCGTTTCTGGCGTTTCGTTTCCTAATTCACAGCGCATTTATTTACAAGGTTCTAGAGACGATATCCAAGTCCCGATGCGAGAAATCCAACTCTCTCAAACCTTGATCGGGGGCGATAAAGACAACCCACAATTTGAAGATAACGAACCTGTTCCTATCTATGATACATCTGGCCCTTACGGCGACCCAGTCTCTGAATTAAATGTCCATAAAGGCCTTAAAAAAATTCGTGCGCCATGGATAAGTGAACGTGCTGATACCGTACCTGTCGAAAATTTAAGCTCCGATTTTACCCAACAACGTCTTGCTGATGCAGGCCTTGACCATCTGCGCTTTAACAACCGCCCCCACCCATTAAAAGCCCAACCTAACAAATGTGTTACCCAATTACACTATGCACGAAAAGGTATCGTAACCCCTGAAATGGAGTTTATTGCCATCCGTGAAAATATGGGGCGTGAACGCATTCGTGGCGAAGTTTTATTACAACAACACCCAGGCCAAAGCTTTGGCGCAAATTTACCGGAAAATATTACCCCTGAATTTGTTCGCCAAGAAGTGGCTGCGGGCCGCGCCATCATCCCTGCTAATATTAACCATCCCGAATCAGAACCGATGATCATTGGCCGTAATTTCTTGGTTAAAGTGAATGCCAACATTGGTAACTCCTCGGTCACTTCCTCCATTGAAGAGGAAGTGGAAAAACTGATTTGGTCGACGCGTTGGGGCGCAGATACGGTCATGGATTTATCCACTGGCCGTTATATTCACGAAACTCGCGAATGGATTTTACGTAATAGCCCTGTGCCGATTGGTACAGTACCTATCTACCAAGCACTCGAAAAAGTGAACGGTGTCGCCGAAAATCTCACATGGGAAATGTTCCGTGACACATTATTAGAGCAAGCCGAGCAAGGGGTCGATTACTTCACTATCCATGCTGGCGTATTACTACGCTATGTGCCAATGACCGCTAAACGCCTAACGGGGATTGTTTCTCGTGGTGGTTCTATCATGGCTAAATGGTGTTTATCTCATCACCAAGAAAACTTTTTATATGAAAACTTCCGCGAAATTTGTGAAATTTGTGCCGCTTACGACGTTTCCTTATCATTAGGGGATGGCCTGCGCCCAGGTTCAATCCAAGACGCCAACGATGAAGCACAATTTGCCGAATTACATACCCTTGGTGAGTTAACCAAAATTGCGTGGGAATATGATGTTCAAGTGATGATCGAAGGCCCTGGTCACGTGCCAATGCAGATGATCCGCCGTAATATGACGGAAGAGTTGGAGCACTGCCACGAAGCGCCATTCTATACATTAGGTCCTCTAACGACGGATATCGCACCAGGTTATGACCATTTTACCTCTGGGATTGGTGCGGCCATGATCGGCTGGTTTGGTTGTGCAATGCTGTGCTACGTCACCCCGAAAGAACATTTGGGTTTACCAAACAAAGACGATGTTAAACAAGGGCTAATCACTTATAAGATCGCAGCCCACGCCGCTGACCTTGCCAAAGGCCATCCAGGTGCGCAAATTCGTGATAATGCCATGTCCAAGGCACGTTTTGAGTTCCGTTGGGAAGACCAATTTAACTTGGCATTAGACCCTGAAACTGCTCGCAAATATCACGATGAAACCTTGCCACAAGCTTCTGGAAAAATTGCCCATTTCTGCTCAATGTGCGGACCGAAATTCTGTTCGATGAAGATTTCCCAAGAAGTCCGTGATTACGCTGCCCAAAAAGAAGCCACTGAAAAAGAAGCGGGTATGGAACAGATGTCAGAGGCCTTTCGTGCTCACGGCAGCGAACTGTACCATGGCGCAGAGATTGTGAATACAGAGGTCACTGATAATGAAAAAATCGCCTAA
- a CDS encoding HAD family hydrolase: MQNQLAIFDLDDTLIQGDSSVLWTQYLWDRQIISDPQFVEADKAMMAQYNAGTLDMPTYLRFNLQTLANVKADQVDIWLDDFVQSVILPRVYPEAIRTIAHYRAKGIPIIVISATVSFIVKKIADQLGADVAMGIDIKQQDGCYTTEIDGIPTFKEGKVKRLLGWIRYQPITDAYVYFYTDSANDLPMCQFADETFIVNGDPRLLQAANENNWPQYQWNL; this comes from the coding sequence ATGCAAAACCAACTGGCCATTTTTGATTTAGATGATACGTTAATTCAAGGTGATAGTAGCGTATTGTGGACACAATATCTGTGGGACAGGCAAATTATCAGTGACCCACAGTTTGTGGAAGCGGATAAAGCCATGATGGCGCAATATAATGCAGGCACATTAGATATGCCGACTTACTTACGTTTTAACCTGCAGACTCTCGCCAATGTGAAAGCTGATCAAGTGGATATCTGGTTGGATGATTTTGTACAAAGTGTGATTTTACCGCGAGTCTACCCTGAAGCGATTAGAACGATCGCACATTATCGAGCCAAAGGGATCCCCATTATTGTGATCTCCGCAACGGTTTCATTTATTGTGAAAAAGATTGCGGATCAACTGGGTGCAGACGTCGCCATGGGGATCGATATCAAGCAACAAGATGGCTGCTACACCACAGAAATCGACGGTATACCAACCTTTAAAGAAGGCAAAGTCAAACGCCTATTAGGCTGGATACGCTACCAGCCAATCACTGATGCCTATGTTTATTTTTATACTGACTCTGCTAATGACTTACCTATGTGTCAATTTGCTGACGAAACCTTTATCGTCAACGGTGACCCTCGCCTCCTCCAAGCCGCCAATGAAAACAACTGGCCGCAATATCAGTGGAATTTATAA
- a CDS encoding ABC transporter ATP-binding protein yields MSYVIAENLAKSFGTNQVFADIQFTIEKGEFITLLGPSGCGKSTLLRCIAGLEQLNHGELYINRQNVTHQAAQQRGVGMVFQSYALFPNMTVVDNIAFGLKMRKIDSQARSKAVAEVIELVELQGKEQQFPHQLSGGQRQRVALARALVMKPQILLLDEPLSALDARIRKHLRQQIRQIQRELGLTTIFVTHDQDEAMIMSDRIFLMNKGQIVQSGTAENIYTQPATEFVARFMGHYNLVDSEKANTMLGLDLQGTLAIRPESIYVKEAGRQYGSHISHPVDAVILDHQLLGNIIRYSVNTPAGDMTVDLLNRSSERLFEPGTHLELMFNKNEIRTLS; encoded by the coding sequence ATGAGTTATGTTATTGCAGAAAATTTAGCCAAATCTTTTGGCACTAATCAGGTATTTGCTGATATTCAATTTACTATCGAAAAAGGTGAATTTATTACCCTACTAGGGCCAAGTGGTTGCGGAAAGTCTACCTTATTACGCTGTATTGCAGGGCTTGAACAACTTAATCATGGTGAACTTTATATTAATCGCCAGAATGTAACCCACCAAGCCGCGCAACAACGCGGAGTGGGTATGGTGTTCCAAAGTTATGCTTTATTTCCCAATATGACTGTGGTTGACAATATCGCGTTTGGTTTAAAAATGCGTAAAATTGATAGCCAAGCGAGATCTAAAGCAGTCGCTGAAGTGATTGAATTAGTTGAATTGCAAGGCAAAGAACAACAATTTCCCCATCAACTGTCAGGGGGGCAGCGCCAACGCGTTGCGCTAGCAAGAGCATTGGTGATGAAACCGCAAATTTTGTTACTTGATGAGCCGCTTTCCGCTCTTGATGCACGCATTCGCAAGCACTTGCGCCAGCAAATCCGCCAAATTCAACGTGAGTTAGGCTTAACCACAATTTTTGTTACTCATGATCAAGATGAAGCGATGATTATGTCTGATCGTATTTTTCTTATGAATAAAGGCCAGATAGTACAAAGTGGTACAGCTGAGAATATTTATACCCAACCAGCAACAGAGTTTGTTGCTCGGTTTATGGGGCATTACAACCTTGTTGATTCAGAAAAAGCCAATACAATGCTAGGCCTTGATTTGCAAGGCACATTGGCTATCCGTCCTGAGTCTATATATGTCAAAGAAGCTGGCCGACAGTATGGTAGCCATATTTCTCACCCTGTTGATGCCGTGATATTGGATCATCAGTTGCTCGGCAATATCATTCGTTATAGTGTGAATACCCCCGCAGGTGACATGACCGTGGATTTACTTAACCGCTCATCTGAGCGTTTATTTGAACCAGGAACTCACCTTGAACTTATGTTTAATAAAAATGAAATTCGCACACTTAGTTAA
- a CDS encoding ABC transporter permease, which produces MQNNNAISPAITNGNKSSGLWLHKLVLICVASLLALPIIATFLYSIATSWGATVLPDALSIKWYLQLWQDPRFLMAFGRSLIICFGTLLVSTLIILPMTFAVFYRFPKLKGIMDLLIILPFAIPPVVSSVGLLQIFADEPFMLVGTPWILIGTYFTITLPFMYRALANSFQGINLQDLMDAAHLLGASTFQAFMMIVLPNIRKGMLVSLLISFSFLMGEFVFANILVGTRYETLQIYLFNMRQTSGHFTSALVMSYFLFTLLLTWLAMRLNRSGDE; this is translated from the coding sequence ATGCAAAATAATAATGCGATTAGCCCAGCCATAACCAATGGCAATAAATCCTCTGGGTTATGGCTGCATAAATTAGTACTAATCTGTGTTGCTAGCTTATTAGCGCTACCGATTATCGCCACATTTTTGTATTCCATCGCAACCTCTTGGGGGGCCACAGTGCTACCTGACGCCTTGTCCATAAAATGGTATCTACAATTATGGCAAGACCCGCGTTTTCTTATGGCGTTTGGTCGTTCATTGATTATTTGCTTTGGTACATTACTGGTTAGCACATTAATTATTTTACCGATGACGTTTGCCGTATTTTATCGGTTCCCCAAACTCAAAGGGATAATGGATTTACTGATTATTTTACCCTTTGCGATCCCACCGGTGGTCTCATCGGTAGGTTTGTTGCAAATATTTGCTGATGAACCATTCATGTTAGTTGGCACACCTTGGATCCTGATTGGTACCTATTTCACCATCACGTTACCTTTTATGTATCGTGCGCTTGCGAATAGCTTCCAAGGCATTAATTTGCAAGACTTAATGGATGCTGCACATTTACTCGGTGCCAGTACATTCCAAGCCTTCATGATGATTGTGTTACCGAATATTCGCAAAGGTATGTTGGTTTCATTATTAATTTCATTTTCATTTTTAATGGGTGAATTTGTGTTTGCCAATATCCTTGTGGGAACACGTTATGAAACTTTGCAAATCTATCTTTTCAATATGCGACAAACCAGCGGACACTTCACTTCTGCCCTGGTGATGTCTTATTTTCTATTTACCTTATTGCTGACGTGGTTAGCAATGCGATTAAATCGTTCAGGAGATGAATGA
- a CDS encoding ABC transporter permease, translating to MADIPAPCEQTYQQQGKTAMLKKCFARFHWRAALLLLPFFVLFSLFQIAPMIWVLINSFIYEETWSFGNYLEVFNNDFYLQAFENTLWLSVICSVIGLLISSITAFSIYKMQGKIRRIMISFTTMASNFSGVPLAFAFIIILGFNGAITLQLKSWGIIEDFNIYSASGLMLLYVYFQIPLGVLLLYPAFDALKPEWEDAAKTMGASKLTYWLKVAIPVLSPALLGTFIILIANAMGAYASTYALTSGNYNLVTIRIASLVSGDLFLEPNMAAALSMLLIAILAFITAIHHWLIKRSYHAK from the coding sequence ATGGCTGATATCCCTGCTCCCTGTGAACAGACATACCAACAACAGGGAAAAACTGCCATGTTGAAAAAATGTTTTGCTCGTTTTCACTGGCGAGCCGCACTGCTACTTTTGCCATTCTTTGTGTTGTTTAGTCTATTCCAAATCGCCCCAATGATTTGGGTGCTCATTAATAGCTTTATCTACGAAGAAACATGGTCATTCGGTAACTATCTTGAAGTATTCAATAATGATTTTTACTTGCAAGCGTTTGAAAACACGTTATGGCTTTCCGTTATTTGTAGTGTGATTGGCTTATTGATTTCCAGTATCACGGCATTTTCCATTTATAAAATGCAAGGGAAAATTCGCCGAATAATGATCTCCTTCACCACCATGGCCAGCAATTTCAGCGGGGTTCCCCTTGCTTTCGCATTCATTATTATTTTGGGCTTCAATGGGGCGATTACCTTACAACTCAAATCATGGGGAATTATCGAAGATTTTAATATATACAGCGCAAGTGGCTTGATGCTGTTGTATGTGTATTTTCAGATCCCATTAGGTGTGTTGTTGCTCTACCCCGCCTTTGACGCACTAAAACCGGAGTGGGAAGACGCAGCGAAAACGATGGGTGCAAGTAAGCTAACCTATTGGTTGAAAGTCGCTATTCCAGTGCTTTCTCCTGCTTTACTTGGCACTTTTATTATCCTAATTGCGAATGCAATGGGCGCATACGCCAGTACTTATGCGTTAACGAGTGGTAATTACAACCTTGTGACTATCCGAATTGCCAGTTTAGTTTCCGGTGATTTATTTCTCGAGCCGAATATGGCTGCTGCGTTATCAATGCTACTTATCGCTATCTTAGCTTTTATAACTGCCATCCATCATTGGTTAATCAAGCGGAGCTACCATGCAAAATAA
- a CDS encoding alkaline phosphatase family protein, which produces MSEKVILVVLDGLSYSVAHHCMGYLNGLVKADSATCYQLECELPSMSRPLYECILTGVPPIKSGIVNNQIVRLSHFDSIFSLARLAGKTTAAAAYYWVSELYNRAPFVALRDRFTHDDSLAIQHGCFYQADHYPDDHLFVDAEYLRTQFNPDFLLIHPMNIDDTGHKFGFDSPQYRNAARHADIILSNYIPTWVEQGYQILITSDHGMNNDRSHGGTLPEECLVPLFVIGSQFSHQPCNIEQTAICGTICHLLGANSLDKPVCDALLRGDL; this is translated from the coding sequence ATGTCTGAAAAAGTCATACTTGTTGTCCTAGACGGTTTAAGTTATTCAGTAGCCCATCACTGTATGGGCTATCTCAACGGCTTAGTCAAAGCCGACAGCGCAACATGTTACCAATTAGAGTGTGAGCTTCCTTCGATGTCTCGTCCTTTATATGAATGCATACTAACAGGCGTTCCTCCGATCAAAAGCGGTATTGTGAATAACCAAATTGTCCGTTTATCCCATTTTGACAGCATATTTTCTCTCGCGCGCCTTGCCGGCAAAACGACCGCTGCCGCTGCTTATTATTGGGTGAGTGAACTGTATAACCGGGCACCTTTTGTTGCCTTACGAGACCGTTTCACCCACGATGATTCACTCGCTATCCAACACGGCTGCTTTTATCAAGCAGACCATTACCCTGATGACCATTTATTTGTCGATGCGGAATATTTACGGACTCAATTTAACCCTGATTTTTTATTGATCCACCCTATGAACATAGATGATACAGGGCATAAGTTTGGCTTTGATTCCCCACAATACCGTAATGCAGCACGCCATGCAGATATTATCCTGTCGAATTATATTCCTACATGGGTTGAGCAAGGTTATCAAATTCTGATCACGAGTGACCATGGGATGAACAATGATCGTAGCCATGGTGGAACGCTCCCCGAAGAGTGCTTAGTACCATTGTTTGTGATCGGCTCGCAGTTTTCTCATCAACCCTGCAATATTGAGCAAACTGCAATTTGCGGAACCATTTGTCACTTACTTGGTGCCAACTCTCTCGATAAACCAGTTTGTGATGCGCTGTTACGAGGAGATTTGTAA
- a CDS encoding ABC transporter substrate-binding protein, which produces MKTIVPAILLSLTASSVTLAAETNLTELINAAKKEGQVYSVGMPDTWANWKGTWQDLATQYGLKHQDTDMSSAQEIAKFAAEKNNATADIGDVGASFGPVAVLKGVTQPYKPTTWSQIPDWAKDKDGHWALAYTGSIAFMINNDLVKDAPKSWDDLLKGKYKVTVGDVGIAAQANNAVLAAAFARGGDENNLKPAIEFFAELAKQKRLSVNDPTVANIEKGEVEVGILWDFNALNYRDQINRDRFTVVIPSDGSVISGYTTIINKFAKNPNAAKLAREFIFSDKGQINLAEGYARPIRAQYLTLPDDIKAKLLPEEQYKNVQPIKNAEGWEKSSRNLPKMWQQQVLIHQQ; this is translated from the coding sequence ATGAAAACTATCGTTCCTGCGATTTTACTATCATTGACCGCATCCAGTGTGACATTAGCTGCCGAGACTAATTTAACAGAATTAATCAATGCAGCGAAAAAAGAAGGACAAGTTTACAGCGTTGGGATGCCTGATACTTGGGCGAACTGGAAAGGAACTTGGCAAGACTTAGCAACACAATATGGCTTGAAGCATCAAGATACCGATATGAGTTCCGCCCAAGAAATTGCCAAATTTGCTGCTGAAAAAAATAATGCGACAGCAGATATTGGTGATGTCGGTGCTTCTTTTGGGCCTGTTGCCGTGCTAAAAGGAGTAACTCAGCCTTATAAACCAACAACTTGGTCACAAATTCCTGATTGGGCAAAAGATAAAGACGGTCATTGGGCTTTAGCCTATACGGGGTCTATCGCTTTTATGATCAATAATGATTTAGTAAAAGATGCACCGAAAAGCTGGGATGACCTACTCAAAGGGAAATATAAAGTCACCGTTGGGGATGTTGGCATCGCTGCACAAGCGAATAACGCTGTACTGGCTGCTGCATTTGCGCGTGGTGGGGATGAAAACAACCTAAAGCCTGCCATTGAATTTTTTGCTGAACTCGCCAAACAAAAACGCCTATCCGTTAATGACCCAACTGTCGCAAATATCGAAAAAGGTGAAGTCGAAGTTGGCATATTATGGGACTTTAACGCACTGAATTACCGTGATCAGATCAATCGCGATCGCTTTACGGTTGTGATCCCATCTGATGGCTCTGTAATTTCAGGTTACACCACTATCATCAATAAATTTGCCAAAAACCCTAACGCAGCGAAGCTAGCTCGTGAGTTTATTTTCAGTGATAAAGGGCAAATTAACCTTGCTGAAGGTTATGCACGACCAATTCGTGCACAATATTTAACGTTACCTGATGATATTAAAGCCAAATTATTACCTGAAGAACAGTATAAAAATGTTCAGCCAATTAAAAATGCTGAAGGTTGGGAAAAGTCATCTCGTAATCTCCCTAAAATGTGGCAACAGCAAGTTTTGATCCACCAGCAGTAA
- the nudC gene encoding NAD(+) diphosphatase: MNKLKLSGTESGWWFICFSGRLWLPHGDIPRGMAKDYLLEGKTATPIGEWQGEIVWLIAEKMPSDMASPRIVAAQDEGLFRLAGRGVQLAEFYRSHRYCGYCGTAMRHSETEWACLCDHCHERYYPQIAPCIIVGIRRDDHILLAQHRRHSQNPLFTVLAGFVEVGETLEEAVMREVMEESHIKVKNIRYVSSQPWPFPHSLMMGFLADYESGDIKVDPKELVSANWYHYDDLPLIPPADTIARRLIEDTVALCRQSEYETGE, translated from the coding sequence ATGAATAAGTTAAAATTATCAGGAACAGAAAGTGGTTGGTGGTTTATCTGTTTTTCCGGGCGTTTGTGGTTACCTCATGGAGACATTCCTCGAGGTATGGCAAAGGACTATTTGTTAGAAGGAAAAACAGCAACACCCATTGGTGAGTGGCAAGGGGAAATCGTCTGGTTGATAGCCGAAAAAATGCCATCAGATATGGCTTCTCCCCGTATTGTTGCTGCGCAAGATGAAGGCTTATTTCGCCTCGCTGGGCGAGGTGTGCAATTAGCAGAATTCTATCGCTCTCACCGCTATTGTGGCTATTGCGGTACCGCAATGCGCCATAGTGAAACAGAGTGGGCATGTTTGTGTGATCATTGTCATGAGCGTTATTACCCGCAGATCGCCCCTTGCATTATCGTGGGGATCCGCCGTGATGACCATATTCTATTAGCTCAGCACCGACGCCATTCGCAAAACCCGTTATTTACGGTTCTTGCTGGTTTTGTCGAGGTTGGCGAAACGTTAGAAGAAGCAGTCATGCGCGAAGTCATGGAAGAGAGCCATATTAAAGTAAAAAATATCCGCTATGTTTCTTCACAGCCTTGGCCTTTTCCTCATTCCTTAATGATGGGGTTTCTTGCGGACTATGAGAGTGGTGATATTAAAGTCGACCCGAAGGAACTGGTGAGTGCAAATTGGTATCATTACGATGATTTACCGTTGATCCCACCGGCAGATACAATAGCTAGGCGTTTGATTGAAGATACGGTCGCATTGTGTCGTCAAAGTGAATATGAAACGGGCGAATAG
- the hemE gene encoding uroporphyrinogen decarboxylase, whose translation MTELKNDRYLRALLRQPVDVTPVWMMRQAGRYLPEYKATRAEAGDFIALCKNTELACEVTLQPLRRFPLDAAILFSDILTIPDAMGLGLYFETGEGPRFHKPIMSATDVKNIPIPDPEMELGYVMDAVRAIRKALNGNVPLIGFSGSPWTLATYMVEGGSSKAFTKIKKMMYEDPNSLHLLLDKLADSVILYLNAQIRAGAQSVMIFDTWGGVLTKRDYLQFSLNYMHKIIDGLIRENDGRRVPVTLFTKGGGQWLEEMAATGCDALGLDWTTEIADARRRVGDKVALQGNMDPSMLYAPPARIEEEVQNILSGFGQGEGHVFNLGHGIHQDVPPEHAGAFVDAVHRLSRQYHQ comes from the coding sequence ATGACTGAGTTAAAAAATGACCGCTATCTACGTGCTTTGCTACGTCAGCCTGTAGATGTGACCCCTGTATGGATGATGCGTCAAGCAGGGCGTTACCTGCCTGAATATAAAGCAACACGCGCGGAAGCTGGTGATTTTATTGCTCTGTGCAAAAACACCGAATTGGCTTGTGAAGTAACATTGCAGCCATTACGTCGTTTTCCATTAGACGCTGCAATTTTATTTTCTGATATTCTTACCATCCCTGATGCAATGGGGCTTGGGCTATATTTTGAAACGGGAGAAGGCCCGCGTTTCCATAAACCGATTATGAGCGCAACGGATGTAAAAAATATCCCTATCCCTGATCCTGAAATGGAACTTGGTTATGTGATGGACGCCGTTCGTGCCATACGCAAAGCCCTTAACGGTAATGTGCCACTCATTGGTTTCTCTGGTAGTCCGTGGACTCTGGCGACTTATATGGTGGAAGGCGGTAGCAGCAAAGCCTTCACTAAAATCAAAAAGATGATGTACGAAGATCCGAATTCATTGCATTTGTTATTGGATAAACTGGCAGATAGCGTCATTTTATACTTGAATGCGCAAATTCGTGCTGGTGCACAGTCTGTGATGATTTTTGATACATGGGGTGGCGTATTAACTAAGCGTGATTATTTACAGTTTTCACTGAATTATATGCATAAAATTATTGATGGCTTAATTCGTGAAAATGATGGTCGCCGTGTGCCTGTGACCTTATTCACTAAAGGTGGCGGTCAGTGGTTAGAAGAAATGGCAGCAACGGGTTGTGATGCATTAGGCCTTGATTGGACGACTGAAATTGCCGATGCTCGTCGTCGTGTTGGTGATAAAGTTGCCCTGCAAGGAAATATGGACCCATCCATGTTGTACGCACCACCTGCGCGTATAGAAGAAGAAGTACAAAATATTCTGTCGGGCTTCGGTCAAGGTGAAGGGCATGTATTCAATTTAGGCCATGGTATCCATCAGGATGTTCCACCTGAGCATGCAGGTGCATTTGTGGATGCTGTTCACCGTTTATCCCGCCAATATCATCAATAA